CAGATGGCTGAACGGTGTCAGCAGTGACGCTGCCACGCTCTGCCCGTCTGCATTCAGCCTTGCCGTCAGCTGGGCGAAGGCGGCGTTAAAGGTCAACAGCCCCTGCTCCTGCAAAGCGCGCTGGAAATAGGGCCAGAACAGCAGCAATGCCTCAAGAAACTCACGCACTGGTATTACAGTGTCGAGGCGTTGCGGCTGCATCGTCGACAACTCAACGCCGATGCTTTCGGCAAACCCGGCCTGGGCGTAGAACACTTCATAGAGCGGCGCAGCACTGAGCTCGCCCGACAGCTTGTAGGCATCCAACGGCGCCTTCGGCAGACGCTTACTCTCAGCCGGCGGTAAGGGTAATTGCAGCAGGCTATGCACCCGCTGACGAAACACCAGCTGCTCGGCATAGCACTGCTGATAGGCCTGCTTGAGCAGGCGCTGCTGCGCCGGTCGCATGCGGCCGGCGCTTAGCGGGTTATCCAGTTCACGACTCGCCGCCTGCGGGTCATCCAGCTGCTCGAACCAGCGCGGGCTATCCAGCACGCTCTTGGCCACACTGCCCATGGCCGAATGAAAGGTGCGCACGCACTGGCGCGCCTGCACGGCATCGAAGGGATAGTTGAAGAAGCCCAACACCTTGAGTAGCTGTTCGCGCAGCTCGGCGCAGGACGCATTGGTAAAGGAAATCACCGTCAGCTGCTCGGGCTTGATGCCCAGGTGGCAGAACATAAACACCACCCGCAGCACCAGCGTGGTGGACTTGCCCGAGCCGGCACCGGCGAAGATGCGCGTCAGCGGATGATGACTGAGGATCATCGCCCACTGCTCATCCGATGGCGCACTGAGCAGCCCGGCCGTCACCGCCCGCGCCACCTGCTCGCGCATAGACTGGGCTTGCGCGGCTTCGACCGTCAGCATGGCAGGGCCGTAAATGCCTTGAGTGCTTGGTTTACTGGCAGTGCGGCGCGGTTTAGCCGGCGGTTTCGTGCTAGCCGATTGGCCCTTGGCAGGCGCTTTTTTGGCCCGTTGTGCAGGCTTTTTTGACTGCACCGCCGCTTCACGCTCGGCACGCAGATAAGCTGTGGTATGGGGAAAGTAGCGCGCCAGTGCAGCGGACAACAGCCGCTTATAGCGCTGAACAGCAGATGGCATTCGCGACCCAGCCAGAAGATAGATCGTTGAATGATAAGTGCTTTTTACGTCGAGCTGGCGACTGAGCGGTGAGAAAGCGCAGCGCCTCTCACCGCTCAGTTCAACCGGCGGCTATCAACCGAGCATGCCGATATAGCGCGGGTGGCTGGCAACCCGCGCCAGCCAGGTGCGGATGGCCGGATACGGCGTCAAGTCGAAGCCGCCCTCATCTGCCACATGGGTGTAGGCATACAGCGCGATATCGGCAATCGAGAAATTCTCGCCAACCAGATACGGCGTGCGCTGCAGCTGCTTTTCCATCACCTTGAGTGCCTTGTGACCGCGCACATGGCACTCCTCGTACTCGCTACGGCGCGCTTCAGGCAGGCCCTGATAGAGCTGAATAAAGCGCGCCACCGCGACATAAGGCTCGTGGCTGTATTGCTCGAAGAACTGCCATTGCAGCACCTGGGTGCGCAGGCGCGGTTCGCTGGGCAGAAACGCGCTGCCGTCGGCGAGGAAGTTGAGGATGGCATTGGATTCCCACAGGCAGGTGCCGTCTTCCAGCTCCAGCACCGGGATCTTGCCGTTGGGATTCTTGGCCAGAAAGGCATCGCTCTGGGTCTCGCCCTTGAGGATATCGATCGGGATCCACTCATAGGGCTGATCCAGCAAGTGCAGCATCAGCTTGACCTTGTAGCAGTTGCCCGAGCGGTAATCGCCATAAACCTTGTACATATCGCCCTCCTCCAACCTGCTTGACCGCGTGGATTAGCTTGCTTGCGCCTGACGAATCACCTCGGCCAGACGCTTGAGGCCTTCGCTCAGGCGCTCCGGCGCGACGTGGCTGAAGTTAAGCCGTAAATGGCCGGGATTGGCGTCCGGGTCGATAAAGAACGGTTCGCCCGGCATAAACGCCACGTTCTGCGCCAGCGCCGGCGCCAGCAGCGTGCGAGTGTCCAGCGGCTGCTTGAGGGTCAGCCAGAAGAACAGCCCGCCCTGAGGCACCTGCCAGTCGGCCAGGTCGCTGAAGTGTTCTTCCAGCACCGCTTGCATGGCATCGCGGCGGATGCGGTAGAAGTCGCGCAGCTCGGCCAGGTGGCCACGGTATTTCTCGCTGCCCAGCCACTGCAGCGCCTGCCACTGACCGATGCGGTTGGTGTGCAGGTCCGCCGACTGCTTGAGGCGCAACAGATAGGGGAACAGATCCGGGGTCGCGATCAGGTAGCCGACGCGCAGGCCCGGCAGCAGGGTTTTCGATACCGTGCCGGTGTAAATCCAGCTGGCCTTTTGCAGACGGCTAACAATCGGCGTGGCGCTGCCATCATCGAATACCAGCTCGCGGTAAGGCTCATCTTCGATCAGGGTCACGCCGAACTCATCCAGCAGCGCCGCCACCGCGTCACGCTTGGCTTCGCTGTAACGCACCGCCGAAGGGTTCTGGAAGGTCGGGATCAGATAGGCAAAGGCCGGTTTGTGGTTCTGCAGACGCTGACGCAGGGCGTCGATCTGCGGCCCGTCGGCTTCCTGCGGCACGGCGATGCAATCAGCGCCGAACAGCTGGAAGGCCTGTAGCGCGGCCAGGTAGGTCGGCGCTTCGAGCAGCACTTCGGTACCCGGATCGATAAACAGTTTGCTGGCCAGGTCCAACGTCTGCTGCGAACCGCTGACGATCAGCACCTGGCTGGCGTCGCAGGGTACACCCAGAGCGCGAGCCTCGGCGGCAATCGCCTCACGCAGCGCCGGCTCGCCTTCGCTCATGCCGTACTGACCCATGCTCGCCGGCATATCGGCCCATTCGACCTTCGGCAACATCGGTTCGGCCGGCAACCCGCCAGCAAAGGACATGACTTCCGGACGCTGCGCCGCGGCAAGAATTTCACGGATCAGGGAGCTTTTTAGGCGGGCAACACGTTCGGAGAAGGCCATGGATACACCGGTAGCGAAGGCAAATAAAAATAGGTCAAACTGTTTGACCGAAATTCTGTTTGCCTGAAACTACGACGATCAACCCGAATACGTCAATAGGCTTGACCTTAATGCTTGACCTCAAGAACACAACCACTCAGCAGACGGCCATGGAAGCTTTCTTCTTCGGCTACCAGGCGTTTACCGCAAAGGCCGATGAAATGTTGGCTCGCCGTGGTCTGTCGCGGGTGCATCACCGCATTCTGTTCTTTATCGCCAAGTACCCGGGGCTGAGCATGAAAGAGCTGCTCGGCTACCTGGGCGTCAGCAAGCAAGCGCTGAATACCCCGCTGCGTCAGCTGCTGGAAATGAACC
This DNA window, taken from Pseudomonas sp. SG20056, encodes the following:
- a CDS encoding PLP-dependent aminotransferase family protein; protein product: MAFSERVARLKSSLIREILAAAQRPEVMSFAGGLPAEPMLPKVEWADMPASMGQYGMSEGEPALREAIAAEARALGVPCDASQVLIVSGSQQTLDLASKLFIDPGTEVLLEAPTYLAALQAFQLFGADCIAVPQEADGPQIDALRQRLQNHKPAFAYLIPTFQNPSAVRYSEAKRDAVAALLDEFGVTLIEDEPYRELVFDDGSATPIVSRLQKASWIYTGTVSKTLLPGLRVGYLIATPDLFPYLLRLKQSADLHTNRIGQWQALQWLGSEKYRGHLAELRDFYRIRRDAMQAVLEEHFSDLADWQVPQGGLFFWLTLKQPLDTRTLLAPALAQNVAFMPGEPFFIDPDANPGHLRLNFSHVAPERLSEGLKRLAEVIRQAQAS
- a CDS encoding DEAD/DEAH box helicase, giving the protein MPSAVQRYKRLLSAALARYFPHTTAYLRAEREAAVQSKKPAQRAKKAPAKGQSASTKPPAKPRRTASKPSTQGIYGPAMLTVEAAQAQSMREQVARAVTAGLLSAPSDEQWAMILSHHPLTRIFAGAGSGKSTTLVLRVVFMFCHLGIKPEQLTVISFTNASCAELREQLLKVLGFFNYPFDAVQARQCVRTFHSAMGSVAKSVLDSPRWFEQLDDPQAASRELDNPLSAGRMRPAQQRLLKQAYQQCYAEQLVFRQRVHSLLQLPLPPAESKRLPKAPLDAYKLSGELSAAPLYEVFYAQAGFAESIGVELSTMQPQRLDTVIPVREFLEALLLFWPYFQRALQEQGLLTFNAAFAQLTARLNADGQSVAASLLTPFSHLLIDEFQDISPQIVQWLQAVQRSLAGSGIAVSLMAIGDDWQSIYGWRGSSPELFIDFDRHFPGKGKAKRSAVLTLANNYRSIEPIIRDAEALLGDVQHKQEKASQAIKATQPGDHGVRLIQRFDSKARLPELLKQINAQCAYAAARNSRERNAVLLLSRRNEPLQAITAQLDKKLPVKAYTIHRAKGLQAEVAIILDDCMPPEPHPLRNALYAYSGFFSNSYDQAMQDESLRLAYVAITRGVSRVFWYCQKTQGATRILAGRGK
- a CDS encoding MarR family transcriptional regulator — encoded protein: MLDLKNTTTQQTAMEAFFFGYQAFTAKADEMLARRGLSRVHHRILFFIAKYPGLSMKELLGYLGVSKQALNTPLRQLLEMNLVQSLAAEDDKRKRLLGFTAEGAKLEQALRREQAKLLQRAFSEAGETAVSGWLQVNQTLHNSASEI
- a CDS encoding glutathione S-transferase family protein encodes the protein MYKVYGDYRSGNCYKVKLMLHLLDQPYEWIPIDILKGETQSDAFLAKNPNGKIPVLELEDGTCLWESNAILNFLADGSAFLPSEPRLRTQVLQWQFFEQYSHEPYVAVARFIQLYQGLPEARRSEYEECHVRGHKALKVMEKQLQRTPYLVGENFSIADIALYAYTHVADEGGFDLTPYPAIRTWLARVASHPRYIGMLG